A region from the Triticum urartu cultivar G1812 chromosome 1, Tu2.1, whole genome shotgun sequence genome encodes:
- the LOC125540129 gene encoding S-type anion channel SLAH2-like — MASREVRVQMAGVLDGKPRCAPSPETLLVRVPSRATGGAAVASHADTPCSVSFSVPGSPSGLHLAQLGMPPCVRGNGADVGATRVPPSESKVELVQHPAVPQLLKQARHHSQPSLVVRVGGEVPTVLRSDSTRERDRRFDHFKTFSGRLERQLSSLRGVPQDIDVEQGAASKISEEDTDEDDEVPTADRYFAALEGPELETLRSTEVAVLPKDETWPFLLRFPISAFGMCLGVSSQAMLWKTLQTEPSTKFLHVHPVVNHVLWWVSVALMGVVSITYLLKIVFYFEAVRREFHHPVRVNFFFAPWIACLFLVKGLPHPVWEIHHAVWYVLMAPILCLDLKIYGQWMSSGERRLSKVANPSNHLAVVGNFVGALLGARMGLRELPIFFFAVGLAHYVVLFVTLYQRLPTNVQLPKELHPVFFLFVAAPSVASMAWTRISGEFNNGAKLLYFVSLFLYVSLVVRVNLFRGFRFSLSWWAYTFPMTSVALATVLYASEVDNMLTRALAVGLSGIAVVTVTSVLATTMYHAFVRKDLFPNDVSIAITRRRPKFSKILAHLRSSGSDVMELVLSIPNFSSNSKQGAYSDDAGSNSRMSGSVGESPVAHGHRRTEC, encoded by the exons ATGGCGTCCAGGGAGGTCAGAGTCCAGATGGCGGGGGTACTGGACGGCAAGCCGAGGTGTGCTCCGTCCCCGGAAACGCTTCTCGTTCGTGTCCCCTCGCGGGCCACCGGCGGCGCGGCCGTGGCTTCTCACGCTGACACGCCGTGCTCTGTCTCCTTCAGCGTGCCGGGCTCGCCGTCGGGTCTCCACCTCGCGCAGCTTGGCATGCCGCCGTGCGTCCGCGGAAACGGCGCCGACGTGGGCGCTACTCGGGTGCCGCCGAGCGAGTCGAAGGTCGAGCTGGTTCAGCACCCAGCCGTGCCGCAGCTGCTGAAGCAGGCCCGGCACCACTCGCAGCCGTCCTTGGTGGTCAGAGTCGGCGGCGAGGTGCCGACGGTGCTGCGGAGCGACAGCACGCGGGAGCGAGACCGGCGGTTTGACCACTTCAAGACGTTCTCTGGCCGCCTTGAGCGCCAGCTCTCCAGCCTGCGCGGGGTGCCACAGGATATCGACGTCGAACAAGGTGCAGCGTCAAAGATCTCAGAGGAGGACACAGACGAGGACGATGAAGTGCCCACTGCCGACCGCTACTTCGCCGCGCTCGAAGGCCCCGAGCTTGAGACCCTTCGT TCGACAGAGGTGGCGGTGCTTCCTAAGGACGAGACATGGCCGTTCCTGCTCCGGTTCCCCATCAGCGCCTTTGGGATGTGCCTTGGCGTGAGCAGCCAGGCCATGCTCTGGAAGACCCTGCAGACGGAGCCTTCCACCAAGTTTCTTCACGTGCACCCGGTCGTCAACCACGTCCTCTGGTGGGTCTCCGTCGCACTCATGGGGGTCGTCTCAATCACCTACCTCTTGAAGATCGTCTTCTACTTCGAGGCCGTCCGCCGTGAGTTCCATCACCCGGTGCGCGTCAACTTCTTCTTCGCGCCATGGATCGCCTGCCTCTTCCTCGTCAAGGGTTTGCCACATCCGGTGTGGGAGATCCACCACGCCGTCTGGTATGTGCTCATGGCTCCCATCTTGTGCCTCGACCTTAAAATCTACGGACAATGGATGTCTAGCGGCGAGCGACGCCTCTCTAAGGTGGCTAACCCATCCAACCACCTTGCCGTCGTCGGCAACTTCGTCGGTGCGCTGCTAGGCGCCAGGATGGGACTCCGGGAGCTGCCCATCTTCTTCTTTGCTGTCGGGTTGGCCCACTATGTCGTGCTCTTCGTCACTCTCTATCAGCGGCTCCCGACCAACGTGCAACTCCCCAAGGAGCTCCACCCAGTGTTCTTCCTTTTCGTTGCCGCACCTAGCGTTGCATCCATGGCGTGGACAAGGATCTCTGGCGAGTTCAACAATGGTGCTAAGCTCCTTTACTTTGTCTCACTATTCCTCTATGTGTCGCTGGTGGTACGCGTCAACCTCTTTCGGGGGTTTAGGTTCTCCCTGTCATGGTGGGCATACACATTCCCGATGACAAGTGTGGCCTTGGCGACAGTGTTGTATGCATCGGAGGTAGACAACATGCTGACACGGGCACTGGCAGTCGGATTGTCAGGAATCGCTGTTGTTACAGTCACCAGCGTCCTAGCCACCACCATGTACCATGCCTTCGTGCGCAAGGACCTCTTTCCCAACGACGTATCCATCGCCATCACACGGCGAAGGCCCAAGTTTAGCAAGATCCTCGCGCACCTTCGATCGTCGGGCTCTGATGTAATGGAGCTTGTTCTCTCCATCCCAAATTTCAGTTCCAATTCCAAGCAGGGCGCATACTCCGATGATGCCGGCTCCAACTCCAGGATGAGCGGGAGTGTCGGCGAGTCTCCAGTGGCGCACGGGCATCGAAGAACAGAGTGTTAG